The genomic interval CGTATTGATCGATGGAAACTGCACAACATTCTGAGCTGTGGTAAAGAATATTGAAGGTGGCAGTACCGATAAATCAGTCCCAACTGGGTATACGGTAACAGTGAATCGTACTGACTGTAATCCAGCTAGTGAAGCGGTTATAATCGCTGTTCCACTTGAAACACCAGTTATCGTAGATACTGTATTTTTATCACTGGGTGTAACAGTTGCAACAGAAGAATTACTGGAACTCCATTGAATGGCAGTAAGTTCTTCCGGCGAAAGATTCCGTGTCATTAAATACAGTTGATCTGATTTTCCAGCGATTAGATTGTAGTATGTTTTCTCTGAGTAGAGAACCTGCATAGCCTCCAGTTCTTCAGCAGTTTCTGCAACATAACAGAGAATCTTTTTCGGATTATCAGCCCGAGGATTAGTTATAGTTATAAAGGTTTGTCCATTTCCGACGGCTGTTACCAGCTGTTCTTTCCCTGCACCTGCAACAGTTACAATATTTGAATCTGCACTTGACCAGTCAAGAGACGATTCATCATTTATTGTCACATTACCTTGAAGGGTCACTGCAAGTTTCTGAGACGTTCCACGAACAAGTCCCAGGAGTGACTGACCCTTGATGACAAGGGGTTCTTCAAAGGAGGCGTATGAAGGGAAAACCTTTACCAATACCTCTGTAGGGGTCAAAGCCTTTGGATGCGTGATATAGATAACAGCAGAACCTTCTTTTTTAGGTTCAATAAAGGCAGTTCCATTTGCTCGCTGCGTAATGATAGAGGCGGTACGTCCCCAAACTCCAGTTGTTCCATTTGTTGTACGAAGAGAAATGATATCAGGATTATCAACTGACCAAACAAAATTTTTCTCATCTCCGGCTTCACCACCAACAAGAGAAACAAGGAGTTCGCTTTCCTCGAGTCCTAGTTTTGTCCGGATATAATTCTGACTCGTCGTAATAAACGCACCAGAATGCACTGCGCCATCTGCTTGATTCTCCACAAAAATCATGATTTCTCGCGGATATTTCGCGGCCGGATGAGATACCGTGAGCTTTGCTATTCCATTCTTTTTGCCATTCAAGACAACTTCATTATGATAAGAAGCAAAATCACAAATAGACGAATCATCAATCGTCCATTGAAATTGAGAAGGATCGAGTTCATTAACACGAGTAGAGCCCTTTAACGAAACCGACAAGTTTGCAGGAGTTGAACCATTTACGGTAACCTTACTCTCAATAACATCGATATACACATTCTCAATAATGGTAACAACACGGACTTTTATATCAAGAGGATAAAGGGCTCGAGGGTGGCTCACCCTGACTGTTGCCCGTCCATCAGCTCGTGGGGATATTTCTGCATTAGCACCATTTGCAGTTAGCGAGATAGTGCCAGGAGCACTTTCTTCCGAATCAAGCACTTCCCAGGTAAAACTATTTTGATCTGCTCCATCCCCATTGACAAGGGAGACAGAGACTTTTCGGTCTGCTCCATTGTGAGCAAGCGAGATAATATTCTGGCTTGTTGTAAGGTATATCGCTTTTTCATTCTCCGGCTTGACGAATACAAGTAGTTCTAGTGGATAGGTGCTTGACGGATGAGAGACAGTAATTCGCGCGACCCCATTTGTTTTCGCACTGATAATTCCATTCTGTCCGGAAGCCTCTACTGTAGCAATACTGGACTTATCAATACTCCAAGAAAATTGTGACATCTCAGCGGATGAACCCTTTGATAAAGATACCAGTATTTTCTTTGTGGTTCCTGCTTCCATTTCAACCACTGGCATGGTTGTGGATATATAGGGAGCGTTCTCGGTAATCGGATCAATACCAGACACACCAATGACGCAGGCGGCCGCCTGACCATTTGCTTTTGCGATGAGCACCGTATTTCCATTTCGAAGACCTGAAACGGTTGCACCCGAAGAGTCTCCATCAACTTTGATGACTGATTCATCATATGTGTACTCTATTCGCGCATTACTCTTTGCTTCAGTCGGATTTATGGAAAGAGTTAAGTACTCAATTCCACCAATACCCAGAGAGAGTGTAGTTTTTGAAAAAGCTAACGATTTGACAGTAACGCTCTCGTCTTTATCATTCGATAAAAACAAACTACACGAAGCAGTCAGAAAAGAAATGAGTACCATCAGAAAAGAAATGAGTACCACAAAAGCTAGAAAAGCGTTAGGTTTTGAGTGTCGCATACGGTGAACTCCTTTTGTTCAAACATGTATGTATAAAGAGTGAAGACTCTTTATATTCTGTGTTTCTAAAGAGAAATCAAAAAAAGGTGAGGATAATAGAAGGAAATATGTGATTGTCGTTACTAGAATACAGAAGACCGCCTGTATCAGCGGCCTTTACGCATCATCTTTTATATACAGATGTAACAGGTGGAGATGAAACAGGTGGAAGGCGAATATTTTTATTAAGCATAATATTGATCTTTGTTCCGCTTTTCACCGTAAGTGTCGGTTGAATATTCATTGTTCGATCAATAATTTTGGCTCCCAGTTGGTTAATGACATTCTGGTTTGCAGCTATGAGATTCTGTGCTGTCTCATTTTGAGTAGTAGCCATAGTTGCAGCAAACTCACCATTAACCAATGTAAATGCTGAAATAATCCCCATCGCTTTCACGTACTGGAAAAGATGCTCATCAACCTTGCCTTTGGTTCCTGAATATCCTTTATCATCTACGCCATTCATATTCCCAAGTGAAACCTGAAATCCATCCGGCCGGATTAACGTGTTCCAGGCTATCTGAACACGGCTTTGTGCAAAAGAAACAGAAGAATTATACGATGCAATCAGTATGCTTCCTTGAGGGATGAGAAGTTTCTTGCCTGTCAGTGAATCATAGATGTTTTCAGTTACTCGTGCCTGAATATCACCCGGAAGGTCAGTGTTTATACCGGTAATAAGAACACCAGGAATTATTGATCCATTCCACAGAGTATCATTTCCGATAAAATACCCCGTTGCCTCATCCTCTCGGCCAGAACTATAAAACGATTGCTTGTCGTCTTGCATATTCTGTTCACGGTATCCCATCGATTCTCCACTTCCTGTGCCGCCAGAGGAGCCAATTCCCCCAAGAGCCGCGATCCGATGTGCCGTATATTCGTCCTGACCCATGGGAACAGAACCAAAAGCAGAGATGGTTTGCATTAACGGGTCTTGTCCTTGAGAATTTCCCCTATACGCTCCTTGAGTTTCTTGGCCGAGAAGTCTTCCTTGAACCACTGGTATAATTGCAGATCCATAGGCATTCAACGCACTTTCATCTACTTGAGCCGGTCTTCCACCACCTGTCGGTTGTGACTTTTTCGTTTGCTGAGTGGGAGGTATATACACCGGACTCTCTTCCTGAATGGCCGGAGGAGACGAATTGCGTATTTCCGTACGTTCCTCGTAGGGCTTAGGTTGCACAGAAAAGTCAGGGACATTCAATTCAGAAGCGACGCCGTCTTCCATCTTCTTCTTTTTTTTGCTCTCAGAAGGGGAGATAATCGAAACAACAACGATGAGGGAAGCAAGCCCACCGGCCAACAACAAAATGAGTTTTTTGTTAATCCTCGGAACAACTGTTTTCGGCTCAACTGAAGCACCATCTTTTTCTGAAGAAACATCTTCGGTACCTTTTTCTTCTTCCAGCGCTGCTTCTCGTGCAATTTCATCTTCATCCGAAAGAACAAGGCCGGTTTCCTCGTCATATTGACTCATTACTTACCCCTTTTTCTTCTCGATTGTAATTCGCTCTTTTTTGTACTTGACTGTCACACGCTCGATAAGCTTATCAATGACAATCAAATTCCCCTGTGGGCGATAATTTACCACGTCGGCCTTATTTTCAAAGATCCCTGGTAATTCCATCTGTAAGACTTCTTCACCGAAGGTTATATAGGTCTTCTTTCCATCATCATAGACTCTTGTTGGAATCCATCGAGGTTTCTTGAAAACATTGAAAGTAATCTTGTAGTCGAATGATAGAAAGCGTGGATCTATTGTATCCATTTCTGTTGCTACTTGAATTTCTTTGGTTATGTCTTTAGCAAAGATCTGTGGCATCCCTTGATTGTGATATTTCCATTTCACAATAGGCATATACACGTTTGAATAACTTCTTAAAACCACATGGTATACTCTCATATTTGTATTTATGATGAGTGTGGCATCAAGTCCGGCCTGTTTCGGTTTAACATAGATATGTTGAACGACAACATTGTTCTGCTGATTAACACCTGCACCAATAATCCATCGCTCGGTATCTGAAACAAATGGACTATCGATGACTATCTCACCGGGCTGTAGGTGTATATCTGTTGTGCGTAGTATCTGACAATATACTTCATACACCTGATCTGGATCATAATCATAGATTCTCGCTGCGTGTGAGTACTCAGTTGGTTTGATAGTTCCCTCTTCAGTAGATTGTTTGACTGAATCAAGACCGGTAGTCCGTTTTACCGCTGGCTCAGGAGTCGGAATATACACAGGGCGATCAACATAGACTATTTGATTTTGAACATCGATGGAGGCTTTCAGTTCTTCAACTGCAACTTCTTCTTCGCTCTTTTCTTCCATTTCAACAAGTTTGTCTTTGACAACTTCGTTTCTCGGCTCCATGTCCATTGTTTTACAGGAAACTCCCAGAATAATACTGATAGCGAGTAAAAAAATGGCGCGGATCTCATGTCTTTTGTACATTACTGTGCTCCTTGTATGCGAGTGATTTCAGTGAGATTGTATTCTTCGATGTAAATACCTAGTGGATTGAGTTTTTCTGCTTTCTTGGGCGGCGTCTTCCGGGTTGTCGTAACCAATGCGCGGAAACGTTTAGTTCCCGCTCCCCGTCCGGTTACAGTTTCAATAAAATCAACTTGATAGGTACTACCTGATACCCGTATTGTCGATTCTATTGTTACTACTCGCTTCTTGAATCCAATATCTGCGAAGGGATTATCCTCACGGATTGCAGGGGTCATTCGATCTGCACAGGAAGGAGTAATGATGTTATAGAGGGAGCTGATATTTGAAGTGAGAACTTCTCCATCGGTGGGAAGCGTACGTAAGTTTTGGAGGAATGTTTCCACCTGGTAGATATATGCGCTTTCAGGGATGTTCATCGTTTGATAGGAATAGCTGGATACATCCCCTACATATTTTGCTTCGCCCCATGGTAGAACAGTAATTACAACCGGGATCTTCTTCGGTAGTGTCATTGCCCATGACAGTGACACTGCAAGAACAATGATCACAGCGAGTTCCACTATCGCTATAATAAGCCACTCTTTTTTGCCTTTACTCTCCCGAGCCACTAAATCGCAGTATAGTTTTTCATTTCGCTTCATAGGGTTATCAATATCAAATTCTGTGTAGATTACTTTCTTATGATGACTTGCCATTATTTCCTCCAGATGGTGGTGTAGGTGGTGTAGGTGGTGTAGTACGTTGTGGGATTGTTGTCCTAACGGAGTTCCACCGTCATACTTTTTGGTATCTTGCTGAACAGGTTTTTGCATTCCGCCTATTTGTGCTTTCCATGCAGAAGATTCAGCATTTTTAGTTTCTTGCTTATGTTGTGCATATCGTTCCGCTCCTTTTGCTTTATTCTCCTGAGCAAATTCACCGCTTGTTTTCCGATTCCCATCTTCTTTTGGTTTGTTCCGAGCCTCAAGAGATGAGAATCGATTTCCGCCGCCACTATTACTTCCGCCTCCTCCTTTACCATTCGTAAGACTTTTTGCAAGTCCATGAACACCGGACTTCACAGACTCTTTGGCAGAATCACCCATCGAGCGCGCACCTGCTGCAATTGAGCCAAGCTTTCCTTTCCCATCAGCGGCGGCAGCCTTTCCAGCACCAACAGCCTGATCAACCGCTGCTTTCCCTTGTACAGCGGTTTTGACTCCAGCAGAAGCTGCACCCTTAACGGCAGCTCCACCGGCTGCGGCGGCTCCTGCCATAGAGGCAGCAGTCCGAAGACCTTCAGCCATTGATAATTGAGGCGTACCGGTCAACAGAGCTGTCGCAAGGGCGGGGCCGTTTTGGCAAAGAAGCCAATGAAGGAAGATGGTGAATAGCGTATAGATCGTCTGGTCGATGAAGTTATCAAAGGGTCGAACCATGAGCGCAAGAAACCCATTTATTGCGAGCATGAACGTAAGGGTTACAAAGAGAAGTTTTAACGCCTGACCGACTATTGCTCCCACCAGTTTCTCTGTAAGGAACTTTGTTCCATCCCAGAGCATGAAGGGAAGCATAATACATCCAACACTTGTGATAAGTGTAAATTCAATTGCACCAATGAAATATTGAATGGAACAGAATATTCCACCAAGAAGAACCGCAAGTGAAGCAAGTGCAAGTAATGTAAAACCTCCGATATCAGGACCTTTTGGTGGAACCACACTTACACTTAAGCAAACAAGTGCTTTGCTCCAGATATTTTCAAAGGTAAGCATCAGTAGGCGCATAACCGCGTTTGGTCTTATGAACATACCCGGACGTTTATCAGAGCCTTTATCAAAGATATCAAGCACATACTTTTTTGCGACATTACCTTTCCCAGTTTCTTCTTCCAATACTTTAATGATGTCTGAATATGCATCAGGGTCGTTTGCTTTCTTTTCCCAGAACTCAGTTGCCTCGCCATCAGAAGTAGTTTTCTGGATCATCGCGGCAACCTTCCCGTAGCTTGAACCATAACTCCAGGCATAGATAATTCTGTTTATACCTTGAATCATTAAGGATAAGCATTAATGAAAATTAAGAAGAAAATCACAGATGTGAATGTCTTGATTAACTGCTCTGATAATCCTTCACCTTTAGCAATATACTTAATCGCGATAAACCCAAGATTAAGTGTTAGGATAATTTTTGCAATAAACATCGCTTGTCCCATGAAATACCCTTGAAGACTGGAAAAGTCCTCTAACAAGGTAAAGAATGGGGCATCAAGCCATTTTGGTTCCATTTGTCCTCCTGTGCCTTTTGTGCTTTTGCATCCGATAACTCCTGTTCTATAGTTATATTTAATTAAGGGAATCCTTAACTTACCTTGTTTTTCAGTGTCTAGAAGTGTTATACTTTTTAGTAAGGAGATGTAGATGAAAAAATATTTATGCTTCTGATATTTATTCTTACTGGATATATGAGTTTTACAGAAAATTACTCAACACCTCTTTTTATTAGTACAGAACTAGTTGCAACTGTTAATGATGAAATTGTTCGCTTCTTTTCCTTTGAAAAGGATTCTTGGAAGTCTGATCCCTCTGCTAATTTGACTTTACCGGTTGGTTGTTCCGATGTTTCTTTGACAAGTGTTCTAGGAAATATTGTTGTCGCAACCGTTGATGGAAACATTGTTCGTTTCTTTTCCTTTGAAAAGGATTCTTGGAAGTCTGATCCCTCTGCTAATTTGACTTTACCGGTTGGTTGTTCCGATGTTCTTTGACAAGTGTTCTAGGAAATATTGTTGTCGCAACCGTTGATGGAAACATTGTTCGTTTCTTTTCCTTTGAAAAAGATTCTTGGAAGTCTGATCCCTCTGTTAATTTGACTTTACCGGTTGGTTGTTCCGATGTTTCTTTGACAAGTGTTCTAGGAAATATTGTTGTCGCAACTGTTAATGAAATACTGTTCGTTTCTATTCCTTTGAAAAAGGTTCCTGGAAGTCTGATCCCTCTGCTAATTTGACTTTACCGGTTGGTTGTACCGGTATTTCTTTGACAAATGTTCTGGGAAATATTATCGTTGCAACTGTCAATAAAAATTCTATTCAGTTATATTCATTTGAAAAAGGTTTCTGGAAGACTGATCCTTCTACAATTTATCATTTTGATTCTATCCAGCCGTCTAAACTGACGGCTCAATCCTCTTTAACTTATTTATTCGATCCAATCTTTGAAAAGCGACCTTTTTGTTGAACAGGCATATCAGCTGCGATATCTTTATCAGCCTGATAACGAACATTTAACGCGTTAATACGGTTCGCTTCCATTTGTTGGCCAATAAGTATTTGCATGAGCGCAGTCAGGGATTGTAAGACAGCCAGATTACTTTCAGATTTCTCTGCTTCTTTCATTATTGCATCCATCTCCTGTGCAGCAACCTTATTGTTTTCTTCGATTACATCTCCGATAACAGTCATTTGCTTTGCTGCCTCATTAATTCTGCCTTTCCATGCAACCGCATATGCATAGTTAGCAGGATTAAGACCATAGTGACTCCACGCTCTTGCTTTTCCCAATCACTCATATCTGAGGTCATATCATTTTCAACCATGTCAATTGCTTCGCCTGGGAGTCTATAGAATTGACTTATCGGGACTTTCTTCCCACCGACTTCAACACTGATTGCTTTAAACCGATTCTCTGTCTTTCTCACAAAATCAATTTGTTTATCAACATAAGAGACAGCATCGCTAAATGACTTAATCTCGCTCATATCCAATTGCTGTAATTGCTTCAATTGTGCCTGAGTGGTTACATAGGCGTACTCAACCTGCTTTATCGAGTTCAATACAGACTGGTACATTTGATATCCGTTATGAACTGTTTCAAGAATATGTGCCATATCGATTACTGGCGCATTTGCTCTCAGAGGACTACAGAAAAATACCAACAGGCACACGCCATGTACTACTCTTAATACCGTATTCTTCATTTACGCACTCTCCTTCATGTACCGTGAATAATCGAGTCCTTTTGCCTTCAAGATATCAGCAGCATATTCGTATCCACTCTCGTCTCCATGTTCAGCGACAAGCTTATCAAGAAGTTCATGATCTGGAGTTCCTATAAGTGCGAGTGTAATGCTATCACGCTTCAGATCAAGCTGAAACTTTCTACTTCCCATCGTTGAGGTGTATAAGTAGTCTTGTTTCATTATCCCATGAGAAAGAGAGCTGATTTCTGCATCAGTAAGACCAAAGGTAGAATAGGCATGATGCATGGCCGGTGTTTCAGCCTCCGGATCTGCAAGGAAAATCTTTGTATGGCACTGTTGTATGATCGTTGAACACAAGGACGAATTAACTGCATCAGCAACATCCTGTGTAGCAAATACAACAAAAACATTCTTCTTTCGGAGTGTTTTGAGCCACTCTTCGATCTTTGCTCTGAATATTGGATGACGAAGAAAAAGCCATGCTTCATCAAGGACAAGCAACGTAAGACGGCCAGTAAAGAGGCTTTCTATGTAATGGAAAATATATGATATAGCTGGAGCTACACACGATTCTCCCATTTGCATGAGATATTCCATTTCAAGTGTAATATACCGGCTATCAAGGGAGATTGAAGTGGAGGAAGCATCAAATATTGCTCCATACTTACCGCCAAGTTGATACGGACGTAATGTTTCGCGTAGTAACGGTTGTTTAGTTTCAGGATCAAGATAGTTAACACTTTGACAAAAGTAGTAATCGTTCGCTTCGACTTTGGAATACTGGCCATTCGTTCAATTGCATCGGTAATAGCACTACTCATCGAAGGAGTGACTGTTACTCCTTGAATTTCTACTAGAGACTCAATCCATTCAGTTGCCCAGGTACGATCAAGAATTGTTTCAAGGTGTGCTAACGGTTGAAAACACACACCATTCGTTCCCGGCTCATAGTAGCGACCACCGAAGGCCATGGTTGGCTGTCTGGCAGATCGTCCTTTATCAAGTACGATTACCTGGCTGTCAGTATATTTGAAGAACTGTAATTCTAGAAGGTTAAGAAGCGTTGATTTTCCAGCTCCTGTCGGTCCAAGTATGATTGTATGGCCAACATCACCGAGGATTTAAGCTAAGAAAAAAGGGAGTCCCATCTTGAGTCGAGCAAGTAACATGAGGTAGATCAATTCCGCTTACATTACCTGCATGTTCATTTTCAATCATTCCTGCCCAGATTGCAGACAAAGTACTACATGACTAAAATTACTTGATACAACCGGAAGGAGCGGATATTACTAACAACATCCCCTGGCATCATAGATTTCCATGCTTCGAATGCATTAAAGGTCTCTTCCTTTGCTACAAAACCAACACTCTGAACCAGTTTTTTGACTTCTTGAGCTTCTATGTGCTTTTTTTAAATCTGTATCCCATACCATTATATTTGAGGTATACAGGCCAAGAGAGACTTCATCTGTATCAAGAGCAATCTGAGCGGCAGCAGCGTCTTCTTCCTTCACAATCGCGCCACCGTTTATTTGCTTTGTGGCTCCTTTGTTGCAGAAGCAATAAAGGATTGGAACCAACCAACCTGATTACCACGATGGTTTTGTTGAGCTTTTTCAGTCTTCTTTATCGCTTCCTCTTTATCAAGACAGATATATCGTGTGCTCCATCGATACTCCAATTTTGCCTTATTGAGCTTGTCGAATATAGCCGGATACGTACTCTGAGGAAAATCGACAATACCATTACTGGTATATAGTTCTCCCCTAATTTCATAGTAAGCCCAATATCAAGGACTTCATCCGGAAGAAGTCGATCAATAAAAAAAGGATTATCGGGCAGAGTTAAGGAATGCCTATTATTAGATATAGTTGAATGAAGATATTCACAGGTCTGAGAATCACTCAAAGGAGCGATGAGTATTTTAGTTGCGAGGATTCCAACGATATCATCTGTAGTGGTTTCAAAATAGGAAATGTCTTCTTCAAGAGAGTTACTGTGTCCAGTTTCAGTATAAAGAGATTTGTTGCTTTTTTTGTGATTTCTCTCGGAGGCCGATATGTGAAGGTTAAATAGTATGAAGATCAAAGTGCTTTCCGAAAGATCGAAAAGCTTCTTCTCGTTCTTTATCAATTAGATACGGAGCGAGATTCGTAAACTTTCCTCCGGGTATTCTTGTGTTGAAAACCGTTGAACTTCCATTTGAATAGCCCAACCAGAACCAA from Teretinema zuelzerae carries:
- a CDS encoding TrbI/VirB10 family protein; the encoded protein is MSQYDEETGLVLSDEDEIAREAALEEEKGTEDVSSEKDGASVEPKTVVPRINKKLILLLAGGLASLIVVVSIISPSESKKKKKMEDGVASELNVPDFSVQPKPYEERTEIRNSSPPAIQEESPVYIPPTQQTKKSQPTGGGRPAQVDESALNAYGSAIIPVVQGRLLGQETQGAYRGNSQGQDPLMQTISAFGSVPMGQDEYTAHRIAALGGIGSSGGTGSGESMGYREQNMQDDKQSFYSSGREDEATGYFIGNDTLWNGSIIPGVLITGINTDLPGDIQARVTENIYDSLTGKKLLIPQGSILIASYNSSVSFAQSRVQIAWNTLIRPDGFQVSLGNMNGVDDKGYSGTKGKVDEHLFQYVKAMGIISAFTLVNGEFAATMATTQNETAQNLIAANQNVINQLGAKIIDRTMNIQPTLTVKSGTKINIMLNKNIRLPPVSSPPVTSVYKR
- a CDS encoding TrbG/VirB9 family P-type conjugative transfer protein; this encodes MYKRHEIRAIFLLAISIILGVSCKTMDMEPRNEVVKDKLVEMEEKSEEEVAVEELKASIDVQNQIVYVDRPVYIPTPEPAVKRTTGLDSVKQSTEEGTIKPTEYSHAARIYDYDPDQVYEVYCQILRTTDIHLQPGEIVIDSPFVSDTERWIIGAGVNQQNNVVVQHIYVKPKQAGLDATLIINTNMRVYHVVLRSYSNVYMPIVKWKYHNQGMPQIFAKDITKEIQVATEMDTIDPRFLSFDYKITFNVFKKPRWIPTRVYDDGKKTYITFGEEVLQMELPGIFENKADVVNYRPQGNLIVIDKLIERVTVKYKKERITIEKKKG
- a CDS encoding VirB8/TrbF family protein, translating into MIQGINRIIYAWSYGSSYGKVAAMIQKTTSDGEATEFWEKKANDPDAYSDIIKVLEEETGKGNVAKKYVLDIFDKGSDKRPGMFIRPNAVMRLLMLTFENIWSKALVCLSVSVVPPKGPDIGGFTLLALASLAVLLGGIFCSIQYFIGAIEFTLITSVGCIMLPFMLWDGTKFLTEKLVGAIVGQALKLLFVTLTFMLAINGFLALMVRPFDNFIDQTIYTLFTIFLHWLLCQNGPALATALLTGTPQLSMAEGLRTAASMAGAAAAGGAAVKGAASAGVKTAVQGKAAVDQAVGAGKAAAADGKGKLGSIAAGARSMGDSAKESVKSGVHGLAKSLTNGKGGGGSNSGGGNRFSSLEARNKPKEDGNRKTSGEFAQENKAKGAERYAQHKQETKNAESSAWKAQIGGMQKPVQQDTKKYDGGTPLGQQSHNVLHHLHHLHHHLEEIMASHHKKVIYTEFDIDNPMKRNEKLYCDLVARESKGKKEWLIIAIVELAVIIVLAVSLSWAMTLPKKIPVVITVLPWGEAKYVGDVSSYSYQTMNIPESAYIYQVETFLQNLRTLPTDGEVLTSNISSLYNIITPSCADRMTPAIREDNPFADIGFKKRVVTIESTIRVSGSTYQVDFIETVTGRGAGTKRFRALVTTTRKTPPKKAEKLNPLGIYIEEYNLTEITRIQGAQ